AGGGGAGAATTTActatgtttttggatttgttgCAGTTTGTCGAGAGTGTCTCAATTACTAACCTACCTCCATATGTCGAGTCATATGAGCTTTATGTTACCCAATATAAAAAGTTAACAAATATTTGAAACTCAATAAGTTCGTTATTTGGTTAAGTATTTAAGCTTGGTTCCTCACCAGTGTAAACAAACCTTAGAAAACATAATGAAATTTCCAGTTAACACAGAATCTTATAatgctgtgtgtgtgtgtgtgtgtttgacagagagagagagagagagagagagagagctgcttTGTGCAGAAAAAAGTTCCATAAAGAAGCCATGCATGCATGAAAAGCAACCCACAAGGCATGGGTGATACTGAAACGTGgatacaattaagctagctaagcAAGGACTTCTTCtgttacaattttcttttcctttcaatgGTTCACAGCTCAGTCTGAGATGGATGTtagagggagagagatagaagagaatgAAAGAATCTTACAAACACCCTAAAGATAAGAATGATatgaattaaattaaaaataataataataattggaaAGCAGAGCCCGAACAGATCAGAGATAATAATGTAGCTCTGTGCAGCCACCACGTTCCCTTTGTTATTGCCATTTACTAATTAAAATAGAGTACTCTGTAGTGATGCATGCCTCCATCTCTTGGACTTCAGCCAgctcctttttccttttaaagcgCATCTCCTGATCTCGGCCAACTGTTCCCTGCTATTCCACAGCCAAGCACACTGTTTTGTATACTGTATCAGTTTTTCACATCTCACGATTGAAATCATAAATTGTTTCCTGCTAGGAAATTAGGCATATTCTACCATATATACTAAAATTGgatgataaaagaaaaagatgcaaaatacaatcttgataaaacaatgcaAATTAGGGAATGCGTTATAGTATGTGCCGTTTCAGTTGAATTCAATCGATACGCCTTTACATACTTTTACATATCCTAAACAATAAGGGGGATTAATCGTAATCCCCAAAATAGAGAATGTAGTAATAATCTGTGACATGTCAGTTAAATTCGCCTTAAACGTAATTAGTGTTAGAGTACTTCAACACATCTTAAGCATTTTCAGCAAAATTAAACTAATCAGAGCACATAATGACAGACTAAGGCGAACATAACGTTATATTTTGTTtggaaattatttaaaaataaaactatgcAAAGTATTTAATAATTTCTTAACTGAACAAAATCCAATCTTCATTGTTGTTGAATCCATGTGGGTTCTGGCAAAATTGAGTTGGCAATTGGGGCAGGCGGGCAGCTCAATCCCAACCTCACGTGGCAGAATGATTAATTTCTGTTATATTAGTTTTCAATTTTGGGGCATTGACTAGGTTGAGCATGTTATGGCATGTGAGCAACTAGGAGCAGCATAAATAAAACCATAGTGGATGATCGGCGTATCTATCTACCTGTGTTATTGGGAGCAATTGAGGCCGGTTTTGACATGATTGCCGGGACCGTTGCGACGTGACCTGCTGTGGTTGGGGGGAAGAATTGGGCAGGTAACCCCATTGTATGTGATTGATGGTGATAATGGTAAAGAGGGTACATTGGCATCAATGTGTTTGGACCAACCATAGGCTGGTGGCTATGGTACACTTGAGGAGAGTAATGCCCATTCATGTAACTCCCACCAGTACTGTATCCCAGCTTCTGTAAAATCATCACCAACCCAAATCAAGGAACTGAAAAATCAGATCAAATGACCCTAAAATAAGCATTCTAGTAGTTAATCGAATTAAATGTTTTCTTGTTAGATATATAACATGTTTTTTTGTTCGAGCATTGATCGAGATTGACAACTGTATGACAATGTAACACCTTTTTAGACAAATAAATCCGGCTTGGATGCATTAATCGAGATTGACAACCGTATAACAATGGAACACTTTTTTAAACGAATAGATCTGGATGAGAtgtaaaaacttacgtgattgtaGCCCATATCAGTTGCAATGTAGGTTGGGGAGTATCTGGAgagatgaaaaggaaaatatatatgACATTAGGTGCGGTCCAATAGTTACCACATAGATCCAAAAGAACACAAAAACTAACAATAtggtgaaaattgaaaaatcggGTACAGTATACGTACCCATAGAATGGAACAGCCTGATGATGCTGGTGATGGAATGGTACAGAAGCTGCTGCTGGAGTCCCTGCCGGGTAGTACCATTGCACGTGATTTGCAGGtgccggcgccggcgccggTGACATAGACCTTGGTCCTCCACCATTTGATACTTCACAAAACATAATCATACAGATTAATCAAATAGGACATGAAAAATTTGTAGTTTTGCAAAGAGTCCAAAATCCCACATGGAAAATGAGCGAGCAAGTTTACAATGCGATATGTTCAATACCTCGTTGAGGAGGAGGAGTGGTGGTGGAAGCCGACCTAGGGCGGCGAGCCCCGAGCGAGGCCAGGTTGCAGTTGGCACGGCGGCCGTTGATGACCGGCGTGGCGTCCTCGCAAGCCTTCTTAGCCGCTTCAGCCTCCTTGAAcgtcacctatatatatacacgaaCAACTTAATACAAGAATCACCACAGCGGTCGGATCATGCAAACTTCAAAGTTTTGAAAGAGATAGATATGGAGACTTACGAAGCCGTAGCCCTTGGATCTGCCGGTGAGCTTATCAGAGATGATGACGGCCTCCAAGATCTCACCGTACTTGTCGAAGTGCTCTCTCAGAGCCTCCTTGGGAGTCTCCCAGGCCAGCCCTCCGACGAAGACTTTGGTCAATGTCGTGTCGCCGAACTGGTTAACGTTGTTGCTCATTGTCATTTGGAGCAAAACCAACGGAAACAATGGCTATGAAATCTCTGAGTGTGGTTTTCTATGGACAAGTGAGCTGCAGAGAGACAAAGGTTTTGGGGGAGAGAAGAGAGGGAGGGTATATAAGGAGGAGGAGTGGGGGTGGAAATAAAATATTGGTAGCAAAACAGAGAGGCAGACAGATCAGCCTTGATAAGGAATATGTAGGTCATAAACTCATTTCTCTCTTTAGATTTTGGGGCGTTAAATAATATGCGTAGAACTAAGAGAGAAGACTGATCACGAAACGAGATGTAAATTCAGACATCTAGacatatatttatgtgaaagtATTGAGCGTACGTTCGACCTTAATTGGAGTTGTAAATACAAATATTTTTGTTTAACATGACAGTGAGCGCTAAAAGAAATATCCGTTTTAGATTATCCTAACAGATGTTGGCGGGATTATCTCATTAAGGAGGCGGAGGCCTTTGTCGTAGAGCTACAATGACACAAGTTTCGATCAAAACGAGTTGTATATTATATTCTACAAACTTGGCGGTGTAATGTTGGCAAAAGGCTTTGCTTTTTCAAATTGTGTGAGCcccgaaaataattccactaGAAAGAGACTCTGTCATGGGGCTGCAATGACACAAACTAAGAATGAGTTGTAATTTAACTAAAAATGAGATATAAACTGCACCAATTTATACCAATTTTTGGCATATCAATCAAGTTGTAAATCCAAAACATTTTGAAGTTGCATGTGCATATAATCATCGTACGTTTTAACTAAGTTTCAGTCTTATATGTTTTAAACTTGTACCCATTTAAAACATTATACATGTGAACTGAGTTGTAAGTTTGATACATTTTGAACTCATACGTTCACGGAATCATTAGATTGTTGAACCGAATTAAAAACTCATACAAACTTAAAACTCTTACACATTTGAACTGAGATATAATATTAAACACTCGAAATACACCTAAATTGTAAATAAATGGAACAAACATAGATACAGTTGTAAAGTCATTCATTTTAAACTTGTATCTACTTAAAACATCACATTTATTAACCAAGTTGTAAATGTAACATATTTTGAACTCACACGTGCATAGAATCATTACAagcttgaagccttgaaccAAATTGTAAGTtcataaaaagataaaatcatTACCTCGGTATGTTATTTGAAATGCTCAAAACATAGGTAACATGTATATAAATGGAACACATAAATCGAAATAAATCTcaaattgaaatataaattcATAATCTGAATACGTTAATTCGTAATTTTAAATGTTCAATTCATTATACAATATACATAAAAACAGgtcagtaccatttggtctagtgacatTGTTTCCTCTTTAaaagtgggaggttgtgagttcgactcacgaaaaACTAATTatagcatttgagttgtttatctgataaaaaaaaaatacataaaaacATTTCTCATCTTAGAATCCACTATTTGAAAAGAGAGAATCAAATTTGGTGATTACAAAATTAATAGTCCATATTAACATTTGTGTCTGTGATTTTATTACTAAACTACCTTCTTAATCTGGGCTCTAGTTTGACCCTACCCTGACTCTAGAATAGTAGCATCCAAAGCCTTATAAATAAGGCACGATTAGGTGACAACTGACAGTTGACAACTGACAAATATGGGTAGGTTTAGGTTATTATCTTTTTTCCTTAGATGTTGCTTAACTAATATTTGTAATAATTACAATTATATTGTGTGTAATTGTAATTATATATCCTT
This portion of the Rosa chinensis cultivar Old Blush chromosome 1, RchiOBHm-V2, whole genome shotgun sequence genome encodes:
- the LOC112181581 gene encoding probable RNA-binding protein ARP1 isoform X2, yielding MTMSNNVNQFGDTTLTKVFVGGLAWETPKEALREHFDKYGEILEAVIISDKLTGRSKGYGFVTFKEAEAAKKACEDATPVINGRRANCNLASLGARRPRSASTTTPPPQRVSNGGGPRSMSPAPAPAPANHVQWYYPAGTPAAASVPFHHQHHQAVPFYGYSPTYIATDMGYNHKLGYSTGGSYMNGHYSPQVYHSHQPMVGPNTLMPMYPLYHYHHQSHTMGLPAQFFPPTTAGHVATVPAIMSKPASIAPNNTVCLAVE
- the LOC112181581 gene encoding probable RNA-binding protein ARP1 isoform X1: MTMSNNVNQFGDTTLTKVFVGGLAWETPKEALREHFDKYGEILEAVIISDKLTGRSKGYGFVTFKEAEAAKKACEDATPVINGRRANCNLASLGARRPRSASTTTPPPQRVSNGGGPRSMSPAPAPAPANHVQWYYPAGTPAAASVPFHHQHHQAVPFYGYSPTYIATDMGYNHKLGYSTGGSYMNGHYSPQVYHSHQPMVGPNTLMPMYPLYHYHHQSHTMGLPAQFFPPTTAGHVATVPAIMSKPASIAPNNTGNSWPRSGDAL